A section of the Syntrophorhabdaceae bacterium genome encodes:
- a CDS encoding aspartate kinase, translated as MLIVQKYGGTSVADLERIANIAKRIIRYREEDNDLVIVVSAMAGETDRLLGLAHSISKFPEERELDVLVSTGEQVVSALLAITLKTMLCDAVSLLGHQVRIVTDSSYTRARISRIEQNQVVSELNRGKVVVVPGFQGVDEKGNITTLGRGGSDTSAVALAAALNADMCEIYTDVDGVYTADPNICERARRLDRISYEEMLEMASLGAKVLQIRSVEFAKRYNVPILVKSSFTDGEGTLVCKEVSDMEKMEVTGVTYNKNESKITVSKVPDKPGIASDIFTALSDAQIIVDVIVQNVSRDNFTDITFTVANADGKKAYKLMEEMAEKIGAEKVAIDEDIAKVSIIGLGMRSHAGVASKMFAVLAKEGINIEAITTSEIKISCVVEKKYGELAVRALHTAFGLDEGTVEEEK; from the coding sequence GATTATCCGTTACAGAGAGGAAGACAACGATCTCGTTATTGTAGTCTCTGCCATGGCAGGAGAAACAGACAGGCTGCTGGGCCTGGCGCATAGCATCAGCAAGTTCCCCGAAGAGAGGGAGCTTGATGTGCTTGTCTCAACCGGTGAGCAGGTGGTTTCGGCGCTGCTCGCCATAACGCTCAAAACCATGCTCTGTGATGCCGTGTCTCTCCTTGGACATCAGGTACGGATCGTAACGGATTCAAGCTACACGAGGGCGAGAATTTCCCGTATTGAGCAGAACCAGGTTGTCTCTGAACTTAACAGAGGGAAAGTAGTTGTTGTTCCGGGTTTTCAGGGTGTCGATGAAAAGGGAAATATTACAACACTGGGACGTGGAGGTTCGGACACCTCGGCCGTTGCACTGGCAGCAGCCCTGAACGCGGATATGTGTGAGATATATACCGACGTGGATGGTGTGTACACGGCGGACCCGAACATCTGCGAAAGGGCCAGGAGGCTTGACAGGATCTCCTATGAGGAAATGCTTGAAATGGCGAGCCTTGGAGCGAAGGTATTACAGATACGATCTGTTGAGTTCGCAAAAAGATACAATGTACCGATTCTCGTAAAATCTTCCTTCACGGATGGTGAAGGAACACTCGTTTGTAAGGAGGTTTCTGACATGGAAAAGATGGAAGTTACAGGTGTCACGTATAATAAGAACGAATCGAAGATCACGGTAAGCAAGGTCCCCGATAAGCCGGGCATCGCGTCAGATATCTTTACCGCTCTTTCTGATGCGCAGATCATCGTCGATGTTATTGTCCAGAACGTAAGCCGCGACAATTTTACCGATATCACCTTTACCGTTGCTAATGCAGACGGCAAGAAGGCATATAAGCTCATGGAAGAGATGGCAGAAAAGATCGGCGCCGAGAAGGTAGCCATCGATGAAGACATCGCCAAGGTATCCATTATCGGGCTCGGCATGAGGTCGCATGCCGGTGTCGCTTCGAAGATGTTTGCCGTGCTCGCGAAGGAAGGGATCAACATAGAGGCAATCACCACATCGGAGATCAAGATATCCTGTGTTGTTGAGAAGAAATACGGGGAGCTTGCGGTCCGCGCCCTTCATACCGCGTTCGGTCTTGATGAGGGAACGGTTGAGGAGGAGAAGTGA